In Archocentrus centrarchus isolate MPI-CPG fArcCen1 chromosome 1, fArcCen1, whole genome shotgun sequence, the following proteins share a genomic window:
- the rgl3a gene encoding ral guanine nucleotide dissociation stimulator-like 1: MRTILPMCGGSSAGEPRSLRSRVGRMKRLLWLRQSQCMGVHMNTEPGVWLRSFQFLDTDGQYEDPVQEWGEEEEDGAVFGVTLRREPVVPTSNMTELQTTISFVQYHTVKVRRLKAATLERLVTHLLDPEKREPDFIHVFLSTYRAFTTTSTLIELLFQRNDSVTNLDNSVSARSTLVPVIRLWLEEYSEDFNDPRQYQALRTLCVHMQHRLCFRHLVHTAESLLKSLQEQDCSQPASEQSSESLQQVDGGELPAKDEDKYNFMDFPVREVAEQLTRLDSDLFVKVVPFHCLGCIWSQRDKKENRNLAPTVRATISQFNAITNRVITSLLCTSPHRRSTSSPISSPCLSSNFLYPSSAPSSPRSSRTSPYHRARIIERWIAIAQECRQLKNFSSLRAILSALQSNAVYRLKKTWAAVSRESTATFDNLCETFPDENCVLANREILVEDGTHPHSSGTPVYKSPQLCSESRQMNFSSGVVPYLGTYLTVLTMLDTALNDTVDGVLINFEKRRREFEILSQIRQLQASCSHYSFPHNPLITTWLQAHTLLTDQESYELSRELEPPADLCPNSPNTWSSYVLTRKLAAFRTSGDTPLRKTHADQISVSSSGSSGSDMEDLPVPQPSLLRLKLKSFSGSLHNVTEGSSSGSTSPSLSRSSCSSSHPDLTSPSLVLSPESSSSSPSSSCSPQAALPVYNKQVADSCIIRVSMECVSNGNVYKSILLTSQEHTPQVIQRALEKHNMDEFSCSDFSLYQMLKDGKELQIPDKANVFYAMCPTANYDFVLRQRWRSHGRNFGSSASPGDPPRCRRGR, encoded by the exons GACCCGGTGCAGGAGTggggcgaggaggaggaggatggggcAGTGTTTGGCGTCACGCTACGCAGGGAGCCTGTCGTGCCGACCTCGAACATGACGGAGCTTCAGACGACCATCAGCTTCGTCCAGTACCACACGGTGAAGGTGCGCAGGCTGAAGGCTGCCACCCTGGAGCGTCTGGTTACCCACCTGCTGGACCCTGAGAAAAGGGAGCCCGACTTCATCCATGTGTTCCTCTCCACCTACAGGgccttcaccaccaccagcacccTCATTGAGCTGCTGTTTCAGAG AAATGACTCGGTCACAAACCTGGATAACTCAGTGAGTGCTCGCAG TACCTTGGTCCCAGTAATCCGTCTTTGGCTGGAGGAATACAGCGAAGACTTCAATGACCCCCGTCAGTACCAGGCTCTTCGGACGTTGTGTGTCCACATGCAGCATCGCCTCTGCTTCAGACATTTGGTTCATACGGCAGAGAGCCTGCTCAAGAGTCTCCAGGAACAag ATTGCAGCCAGCCTGCGTCAGAGCAAAGCAGTGAATCACTGCAGCAGGTGGATGGAGGAGAGTTGCCTGCTAAGGATGAAGACAAATACAACTTTATGGACTTCCCTGTTAGGGAAGTGGCTGAGCAGCTGACCAGGCTAGATTCT GACTTGTTTGTCAAAGTGGTGCCTTTCCACTGCTTGGGCTGCATCTGGTCCCAAcgagacaaaaaagaaaaccgaAACCTAGCGCCAACAGTCCGCGCCACCATCTCCCAGTTTAACGCCATCACCAACCGTGTCATCACCTCACTCCTCTGCACATCCCCGCACCGCCGTTCCACTTCCTCTCCTATCTCGTCACCTTGTTTGTCCTCTAACTTCCTGTACCCCTCCTCTGCCCCGAGCTCACCTCGCAGCTCACGCACCAGCCCCTATCACAGAGCACGCATCATCGAGAGGTGGATTGCTATTGCACAG gAATGCAGACAGCTGAAGAACTTCTCTTCTTTAAGGGCCATCCTTTCAGCTCTGCAATCCAACGCTGTGTATCGCCTCAAAAAGACGTGGGCTGCTGTCAGCAG ggaAAGCACAGCCACCTTTGATAACCTGTGTGAGACTTTTCCTGATGAGAACTGTGTGCTGGCCAACAGGGAGATCCTAGTGGAG GATGGGACTCACCCACACAGCAGTGGCACACCAGTTTATAAATCACCCCAGCTCTGCTCGGAGTCCAGGCAGATG aacTTCAGCAGTGGTGTGGTACCATACCTGGGCACTTACCTGACAGTCCTTACCATGCTGGATACAGCACTGAACGACACTGTGGAT GGTGTGCTCATAAACTTTGAGAAACGCAGACGG GAATTTGAGATTCTCTCTCAGATTCGGCAGCTTCAGGCTTCCTGTTCCCACTACAGTTTTCCACACAACCCCCTTATCACCACCTGGCTGCAGGCACACACGCTGCTCACAGACCAGGAGAG CTATGAACTGTCTCGTGAACTGGAGCCTCCAGCTGACCTCTGCCCCAACTCCCCCAACACGTGGAGCAGTTATGTGCTGACGAGGAAGCTCGCTGC GTTTCGAACATCCGGTGACACCCCCCTCAGGAAGACCCACGCTGACCAGATCAGTGTGTCATCTTCTGGCTCGAGCGGTTCAGACATGGAGGACCTTCCTGTACCTCAGCCCTCGCTCCTCAGACTCAAGCTAAAG tcgTTCTCGGGCTCCCTTCACAACGTCACAGAAGGCTCCTCCTCTGGGTCCACCTCCCCATCCTTATCTAGatcctcctgcagctcctcacATCCAGACCTCACGTCCCCTTCTCTGGTGCTGAGCCCAGAGTCATCGTCCTCATCACCATCatccagctgctctcctcaggcTGCGCTGCCCGTTTACAACAAACAGGTTGCCGACTCATGTATCATCAGAGTCAGCATGGAGTGTGTCAGCAATGGAAATGTCTATAAGAGCATACTG CTGACCAGTCAGGAGCACACACCTCAGGTGATTCAGAGAGCTCTTGAAAAACACAACATGGATGAGTTCAGTTGCAGTGACTTCAGCCTCTATCAGATGCTCAAAGATGGGAAAG AGCTCCAGATACCTGACAAAGCCAATGTGTTTTATGCCATGTGCCCCACTGCCAACTATGACTTTGTCCTGCGCCAACGCTGGAGGAGCCACGGGAGAAATTTTGGCTCTTCAGCCAGCCCTGGAGATCCGCCCAGATGCCGCCGTGGAAGGTGA